ATAACCAAAAGAAACGACACCATTGATTCCCGGTTTAGCTGAACCGGTCCGTTAATTTAAAGCAAAAGTTCGTTGAATTCCGGTTTAGCTGAAGCGGGTCCGTTAATTTAAAGCAAAAGTTGGTTGAATAGTGTTGACGTGGCATTTCGACATCCACctacaagaaaaagaaaaagaaaaatccaaaTGATGACGACAATCATCATTCAGAAATGACCGTCGCTACTGCCTCCGTGCTACCCACCGTTTCCGTTAATCCCTCCGTCTACCACAGGTCTTCTGGCACAAACCACATCACCCTCACCACCCACCGCCGCCGTCTTTATCCCGTACGAGGTTCATTTTTTTGCATATTCATTAGTTGCTTTTTGTTCTATGTATTATTTTAATTGCTTGAGATTATCAACTGTAAGTTTTGGTTTTAGTATAACTTTATGAATCACTTTTTGATTAAAGTATTTTATGAGTATACGAAATTAATAATTGGATAAGACAGAAAGCTAGGGCTGGCAATAGATATCTGGATAAGACACGAGACATGTTTACTGTGCGCTTTCGAAAGTTTCAACTTTTCGATCTTTCTTCCCTTAGCGCACAAGCACTAAGCAAGTAAACTACCTTTTCTCTACTCTTTCGTCCCTTTTTTTTTCAATAGATTGGTCGTGTGTCGGAGAATTGGCTTCTGCGTGTCCCTGTTCAAGTAGTCGAGTACGCTCGACTCGCTGCCGTCCAGTCCAAGCCTTCCATTTCCATTATGTCTGCTAGTGTTGCAATCCCGGTAGTACACAAtgtgatttttttacttttttaaaaataaataaaattatgagGTTAGGATCCATCATTTCTTTTTCTTGGTATATTAAACATAAAACTGTGTTATAGACATGACATATcaagtagttaaacgagttgtATTCATATTTAATACTTGTGTTATATGCGTCGTCAGAGACGTGTTAAACCCGATAAGACACGATTTGCTAGCCCTACAGAAAGCGTTCCTATGCAAGAACGAGATGTTCTTCTATGTGAAAACAAAGTTGTAAATTCACATTGGGATACGGATACACAACCTTAGAGGTATATCTCATTTGGTCTTCAAGTAAATCCCGATTACCCAAAATAGCTCGATGACACTAAAATCACTAACAATTGCTAGATTAACTTGATTGTGTCAGTTTATTTCAAATTTTCAGTCATAACTTCAGATGTCAAGCGCCTTAGGGTTTGAATTCAAATCGATATCCAATTTGTACTTTTTGATTCAAGATCTTATAACAACTAGATTGAACTGTGTAAATGATGCTGGTGGAAAATGAAAGATGGTAGATTGTTAACAAAGTTCATTTCAATTACAGATGAAATGTTGATTGTTATGTTGAAATTAAAGATCAATTTGTTTGATGACATCTACTGCAGTAGCGAATGACTCTAAAACGACACAAGTATCTCCTCCTGATCTTACCATCGAAAAGTCACAAGGTGACAAGATTGTGGATGGCATGGAATTCGGTGAACTATGCAATGAATTCGAATGCATTAGCAGCCCAGCCGTTGAAGCTACTGCAAGACAACTTGTGCGCGATATTTTAGAGCTTCGGGAGGGCAACCGCGCTCTTGGAACGTATGCTGTTTCAGTTAAATACAAGGTATTTTATATGATACAAATCATAATATTCAATATTGATATTTAAGCTTTTTACAAACCTTTGAGCCAAATCTAAATTTTCATTGTTAATACGATATTtagagggtattttggtaatatgATGCAGGACCCGGTCAGAAGTTTTACGGGCCGTGATAAATACAAGAGACAGTTATGGTCAACTGGTGCACTAAATAAACCTAATGTGGTGAGTATCTTATATTGCTTATATTTAATATTTATCTTTTTTGTTTACATTTTGACCATAACTGATTTTTACATGTTTTCGCAGAGTGTGCAGGACATGGTGATGTTGTCTACAAGTTTGTTGAATATAAAATGGACTTTAAAAGGAACTCCTAAAAATCCATTAGCTAGTGTAGGTGGGCCCGTGATTCTCAAAGTCGACTCGCGGTTTACATTAAACCAAATTAGTGGTCAAGTTATCGAGCAAGAAGAAAGTTGGGatttatcttcatcatcaaccaTTGCTCAGGCATTTTTTTGGGCATCACGTCGTCTATTTTCTACAACTGAATCTGCAAAAGATTTTTCTGATACCTTCAAGAAATTTTCTAGCCGTTTTTCTACAAAAAAGGAAAATGTGGATTACTATCCGGATCCCTCCGGTGATCCCACTAAGGTAATATGGTAAATTTTATGGTAATTATGCATATGTTTGGTTTTATTAATGTTgattgattgtttttttttttttttcgtttttttttggTGTTTATTGTAGTTTTTCCAAGCGGAGGATGACTTTCAAAGGGACGCCATCCAACTCGCATTGTTTCTTGCACTTCTGTACTTTTTAGTGCAGTTTCTGAGGACAACCTTGTAAAATCACACTGTATGTATAATTTCAACTGTGTAAATGTATAAATTCTGCTACCTTATATATGATTATATCTTTCTTGATATATGTATGCATGTGTCTGTTACCTGAAACTTCGTGTGCATATTGACGTACATATAACCGCGCATGCATACTGACGTATATAACGGCGCGTGCATACTCACTTATATAACCATAGATGCATACTGACGTATATAACCGCGTGTGCATACTGATGTATTAACCGTGTGTGCATATTGATGTTTTTAATCGCGTGTGCATACTGACGTATATAACTGTGCGTGCATACTGACTTAAATAACCATGTGTGCATACTGACGTATTTAACCGCGTGTGCAAACTGACGTTTTTAACTGCGTATGCATAGTGACGTATTTAACCGCGTGTGCATACTGACATATATAACCACACGTGCATACTGACGTATTTAACCGCACGTGCATACTGACATATCACGTATATAGCCCCGTGTACTTGCTGACGTATATAACCGCGTGTACATACTAACGTATATAACCACGTGTACATGCTAATGTATTATGTACGCGTGGTTCCTTAGGTTTTTAGCTCTTTATGttgaattgtatttttttaaCTGTCTTTTCTAGTTAATGCAACTAAAAGGAAGTAGTTAAGCTTTTAACAGGACGTTATGATGACGTTTAGGTTCGGAAGATTTTCTTGTCCGGGTGCGAAGGTTTTTGTTTGCGTACACATACGGTTTCTTATATTTTTGGAAAGTTTTTTTCCAAGGTTAACATGTCAAATAATTAAATTTCGGTTTTTTGTTACTGTACAGTAAAAGATATGTTTTATTTAATTGTATTGTATGCAAAATGTTAGGCAATTAGAAACCTACATGGGGTTGATTTGGTCCTCAAGCTGCATataatgtaactataagggtcATGTAGTTGGTTATTATTATCTGTGTATCTGAATTAGGGGTGTAAATGTATGGGTTGGCAGGTTGAGACAAACCCGATTCGACTTGTGTAACTCATTCATCTTTACGACTAGACCATGTTGGCGGGATGTAAATTCGTTGTAATCAAGTTTAAGTGGGCTAAAAGGGTTGGCGGCAGTAGCGGATCCAGAAAATTTTTCCAGGGGTTTCCTTTTGGTAGATTCTCACTAATTTTTCCCAAATCATCCAAGGTTTCCACTATTTTTTTCCAAACCGAgggggttcctgggaacccagGAACCCCCCTGGATCCATCACTGGTTGGCGGGTTATAAATGGGCTAACCAGGAAGCAGGTTGGTGGGTTGTTCTTGTGTAGAAATATATTGGGTTGATGGGTCGATCGGTTTAATTAAATAGGTTcacattttattatttatatatcttGTTATTGGAATAGGTTAGACAAGTTAACATGTTATTATTTATATATCTTGTTATTGGAATATGTATAAATATTGATTAACATGTTATTCTTTATATATGTTTTTCTGGTATATGTAATATAATAATAAGCCATCTTAGCATTTTAAAATTGTGTGGTTAAAAATAGTTGGTAAGTTGAGCTTTTAATAAAAGAAGAATGTTCAAGTGCATTTTAGATGATTTTATGTATTACCATTTTAGCTAAACAAGAAATATTATAGTTCTGTAAAAATTAAATATAACCCAAATCAACTTATTTAAATGAAAAATTGAGACCAAAGTAACCAAACAAAAAGAGAGATTTGATCTTCATATCAAACATATTTATTAAACATTGCCACTGTTTACTCATACATTACTAGTTTAGTAGCTATTATAAACACCAGCAACACAAAAACTGACACATTTGAACGACCCGCACCCGAACGGGTCCATGAAATATCATGCGCACCAACCTCGTACACCATCCCAGACTCTTCATCTTTCACTCTAATGCTCGACGAGCctgaaaaaaacaaacaaacaaacaaacatccaAATGACAAATGCAACAATATCTTTTTGATTAAACAGACAAAAAAagtgtttgatttgtaacttacAATCATAGTCTGTCCATCCAATGGTTTGATCTTCCATGTTATATGTAACCAACCTATCTGTTAGTAGAAGATCtgcataaaaaataaatatataaaaaaacccacaaaaaatttataaaaaataattagcTAAGCTTTAAAAAGATTTGTCATAATATCATCGATTTTTCCTTCTAACCTCCCAATAAGACCGCATTTGATTCCCTCGGTTGCATGCCATTGCTCATAAAACCAATGCACCAATACGGATGCTGAAATCACAATGCAATGCAAGTgttaatcacaaaaaaaaaattttaaataatAACCAAGCATATACCTGAGTTGTAAAGATATACTGATGGGGATAAACTCTCAACTTAAGAGCATTCGCAAAGTGAAATATAACAATCGGGAAAACGTCATCCACGCTGCAGTATCAAATATAAATGCAACTTGTTTAAAATGTTTGttacttttttttaataataataataataatgggggggggggggggtaaaagaACTCTTACTTCCCGTGGGCCGGGTAACACTTGAACTGGTTATCAACTATCTGCATGTCTGCTTCCGATTGTGAAGCCGCAACCTGGGTCCAATATTCAACAGTGAGAGATATTTTATAAGGAAATGTAATGCGCGAAAATATTAATATTCTAGTTACCTTTTTCATCAACTGGTTATAAACTGGGTCAGGAAAATAAGCCAAAGTTGTACCGCTATCAATCACTGTTCCTCGTTTCGCTGCGGTGTTGAACATTTTTGTTGGAAGAGTTACAAACTCATCACCCACTTGAATTGCTTTCAATTCAATATTGAAATGTGTCCTACAATGTAGATAAAAATGTAATCAATATTTATATAgcataaagataaagataataAAGGTAGAAATGTATGAtcttttttgttaaaaaaagcTTACATATCAGGCAAAATTGGCGTTGAGTTTACTTCCGGGTGCACAACTTCTCCAATAGCGAAGATCCCGCCTTTAGAACCCGACAAGCAATGAGAAAACATCTTTTTCACCTTTTTAGATGCGGCAAGTTGTGAAATTAACGACGCATTAGATTGCCCGAAACCTAATATTCCATCTAGTGCTTGCTGGGATTTACCTAAACCCCCCGATTGTTTCGATCCACACCTATTTTGGGTCACAAATCATGAATATTAAACTTAGAATCCTAGAATCACATTATAGAAAAAAAGATCAAAGCTTACACATTTTCATAGATTATAAAGTTACTTttaaataaatcgatttattaaTGTACGAGTTAACTCACCCGAACATAATTCTTCCTTGCATATCCGACGTTTGACGATCCCCGGATATTCTATTAAGTTGCACATTATCTCTAACGAAATAACCAGTTGTTGAGCTCCCATCACCATATCTAACAACATATGAACATTGCGACCCTAAAACACACTCGTTATTAGTGGGATCCACCATTGTGGTGCAGAAATCTTGATCACAGGTAACAGTTCCAGAACTCAAGGACTGATCTGGATCGTATAGCGAGAGTGGGACCTGAAAGCAGGAAGCCAAAAAAGTAAATTATTTATATCAAATTAACATATATAAAACAGTGGATGAGTAAGGTAAAATCTTGAAGAAACTTACTCCAAGGTCACTTTTTTGGGGACAGTTTTCACATCCTGCACAATTAACCCACAGGATGTCGCTCCCAGTATCCACTTGCACGTAAAACTCCTTCGCCGGGCTACCAAGCTGAATCTTTGTGTAGTAAAGTCtagattgaaaaaaaaataaaaataaagccaaAATACTTGAGAAAATCATAGTAACAAACTGTTAAGATACAAAGACAACCATCTACTTCTaaattcattttttattttctttttttaatatcaCAAACCACTACAAAACTGAAAAGAACTCTTAAGTGATCTTGTAAGAAACCCAAAACACTTCAAAAAAAATCTTAAGAACATTGTTACTCTTGACCCTTGAATCCCCAAAATAATGTTCTTCCACCCCCACcaaaaaaaggtttttttaaggattaaaatataaaaaatcatcATAGATTACACCAAAAACAGATAATATTCAGCATTAAAAAACCACATTTTAaagaatcaaataaaaaaattgggttttttagGGCTGAAGAATACAAAATCATCACATATTCATTAAAACAAGATAATATTCATCAATAAAAAAAACCACATTTTAAATACCCAAATCAATTTCTACCTACAACAAATGCATAATTcaatttgtgtgtgtgtgtgagagagaaacaTAGAGAGAAAGCTCACGCAGCGGATGTAGGACTACTATCACCACCAATAGGCAGATCAACACCGGCGAGTATTCGCCGGTGCCGATACATATCATGTGCAACATAACCACTCAAAGACTCATTACCAACAACACCAAACTTGTGTTGAACTTCAAACACAACATTCCCAGATACCCCAACACCTCCCAACCGAACAAAACTCACAAGCACAAGCAAAACAAAAACCATAAACCCAACAACAAACACACCCATTtcaaaaacaacaacaaaaactcTCAGAGATTAATAATATTGGCTCAGTAGTTTAACAAACAACAGTGCATGCAATGTGAAATGAAGTTATGGGTGAGTATACATATATAGGAAAGATGAGGAGGGTACAGTACATACCTGAGGTGGATTGTGATGAAGCAAAAGCCAAAAATAGTGCAAAGGGATAGAGGTTAATTCACGTTTCTTGTGTATGCATGATGCATCACCTCCATTGTTTGCTATATTTAGGTTGGATGGTGCATGCAGCAAGGTATGAAAATGAGAATTCATGTGAATTGCAGGAGGTGGAGTTTGCTAAAAATGGATTTGGTGAACCTTAGTTTTTTCTTTTGTGACGTTGTGTAAGACTATAACGTGTCACCGTTGATTACATAATGAAAATAGTAAATACAAATatacatttttaatttttttttgaagttttaGAGCACATGAAATACACATACTTGAATACTGAAGAATACATGTGACAACTTGTTCATAATGACATTGGATGTGTGTAAAGTGCTAGTTAGATGATGTGGATCCTTAGCTGGAGCAGCGTTGTctctgaaaatttcaaaaatttaaaGGCTAGGCCGGGTAGAAAAATTAGGCCTTCAAGTATAAACTTCttttttcaaatatatatatatatatatatatatatatatataaggtaaggttcatttgagaaccatctttattgtgagaaccatgagaactaatatgaacacaccaaaaaaaaaaccttaaaaaatataaaaaatcctaaccctccaagctaaaatgctaaaaactaaatcccaaaaaatctaaaataatcaaaaatttttttttaatatcttttagctaaaaatcgctacttttagtagcgcaaaaaaaatttgatttaaaaaaaatggtaACAAAAATTAGCGGTTTTTagctaaaaaatattaaaagaaaaaaaattgtgtgttttttagctatttttaggtatttttggttgtgttcacattggttctcgcggttctcgcaataaagagtggttcctaacggatctttcacctatatatatataataagttTTAAAATTTCAGGGCCCCAAAAAAGGCGTACCCTGGGCGATTGCTCCCTCTCCTCCCAGCCGGCCATGAGTTGGGACATGTAATACAGATACTTAAAAAAACAAAGAATGCATGTGACAACTTGTCATAATGACAATGCACGGGTGTAAAGCGCTAGTGAGATGATGTAGATCCGTCAGTTGGAGCTAGcggtgagcagaaaaccgaaataaTTGAACAATAATCAAAATAATCGAAAAATccaaaccgaaacaaaaaccgatggttcggttttcggaacttaataaccgaaaattttgGTTTGGTTTTCGGATAAGCATTTTCAATAACCGAACCGAAAAGTTATAATAATAGGTCaaatccatatatttttatgtttaagtttaagtgtttaacccatgctactaaaaattattaattttattcttgattgTTAGATATTTATAATAAGAACATTAACATGTTTATTATTCATTGAAATGATTTATGCATTGTTTAcaagaaataaaaaaattaacataaaagtaaatgattctcaaagtattataaaagaaggTAGAGGATCTTGTATAAtaattcagaagtgtgagaagtgtattataacattatatataacactatataacatcatataaacaCCTTATAACACTATGTGAAACCATATAACAACATATAAcattatgtaacactatataacactatattttgtctgatagtatgtctatgatagatgtatagtgttatatattgttatacagTGTTATAttgtgttacatagtgttatatggtgttacatagtgttatacggtgtttatatggtgttatatagtattatatatagtgttataatacacttctcacacttttgaattaatgtacactatccctaccctataaaagaaaacatcttaataaaaactttgaagAAACATTAATAGATTAGAAGGTTTGGTTTATGTGAACAATATTAATTTAAAAAACTAAATATATTAATGTAAATGTAAACATTTAAGAAAGATTCTTAAAGCATTCACATCCAACCTACTAAAATTTGTGAGtggagtttttataatataaagagtataaaaagtgattgtgagtgaaggagagagaaaatattactgttcatctgtatatttgagggaaCACTGTTCACAcgctataattttttaatatattttgaaagtgattgtgagtgaaggagagagagaaaatgtaatgataaaggtataaaagaaTATTacttaattgaaaaggagagataAGATGTAACGTTTTTTAgtataatttagggtgaaaattgatggaatggatgtgaatgctcttaaacTTTGAATTATACTTTTTTTTGAATCTTACGTAATTTGTTTCAAAATCCGAAACCAAACGACTATAAACAAACGGAACTTTCGGTTACAGTTTCAGTTTTACCTAAAAatcgaaccgtgcacacccctaattGGAGAATCCTTGAAAAGCCGAGGGTCATAGActaatcgttttttttttcaaaaatatataaaaaaaattaaaaatatatgtaaattttgtttttgcaaTTTAGGGCCCTTGAGGAAGACGACATCTGGGCGGTCACCTACCCGGCCTCCTCTTAACCTTCCATGAGTTGAAGGGGTAGCATTGGAGGATGGTTCTAGTGAAGAGGGAATCTTTCTAAAGGGTGGGCTCGGCCGATCGAGGGGGGAGGGGGGCATCCTTGAAAAGGATAGAGGGATGTCAACAAGCTCATCTTCCGTTCATGTTAGAGATGATATGTCAATGACAATGGAAATGAATGTTTgagtttgtttaagaaaatagaCACAACTAGGATAGTAATTTCGTTTAATATAAAATGAACTCATGAAACATTCTTCTCTTTTTTTTTGAATGTCAAGTTTCTTGTATTAAGCTACCACACTTATTAAATTAGAGAGTCTCGTTGTCCCACTCTGACCAgcctatgttgtcttaaccggacCAACACTGGCTTTAGAGTTTGGCTTGAGCATTCCCCCGGGAAACCATACGACCCGGCTGCCACTTGATAGTCGTTACACCACCATATGACCAGAACTCTTTGGCGTAACACATGGTAGGACGAAAACCCGGGTGGGCTCAGGTTAGAGCCTAGAGTCTGACACCTTTACAAGGAGGCTAGATTCTATCTATCATTACTTAATCTACCAAAGTGACACAAGTAAGGATTAAACTTGGGTCTCCATTAAAGAACCCATGACTCTCTACCACTAGACCAGAACTTATGGATACGAGACATTCTTCTCTGGCTTATGATttgttattttaattttaaaGTGCTCTTAAACTAAATATTATCTTAAAAATTTTATTAGGCAACATTATGAAACATATTTAAATATTATTTGTTTCATTTGTAGTAAGTAACATCTTATTAAATTTTATTAGGTTTCTGTTAAATACATttacttatattatttatattataaaCATATCAAATTCTAATAAAACACATCACATTTTATTATTCAAAATTCCAGCAATTTCACATgacattttctttttcaaatcattaataataatattatttaactagtcacttacccgcgcgatgcggcgggagtggtaTCACTTAAGTTTgtgagtttagggctatctaCGGGGATGTAGTTTCCAATGTGGCTTGTGACGACGATGGTGGTAGTGTAGCAGAATGTGATGGTCGGTTGAGGCCTTCTTCAGCGGCGAGAATCAGCGATTTGCGGCGATTGGTGGTTTCGTGATGGCGTTTGGTGGTTATTGTGCGACTCaggagaaaacaaagaaaattgttTGATTCTAGTTATGTTACCTGAAATAGACGGACTACCTAGGCTTTTGTTGGTTCAAATTGTGATACAAATTCACAAATAACTAACATTAACTACTATATTGTAAGATGTACAAAACATAGTCAAAAATTTCCCAAACAGTCTTAGGTTTGTAAGAGTCCTTAATCTTGAATTCCTAAGGTTTGGAACtgaaatttgtcacaaaataaAGGATTTCCTTCAATTAGTTTCTTAAGTTCAACCAGCATCATACCTCGAGCAGATTTAGTATCTCCATATTTGGATAATTGTTCATTCTCCCTAAAGTAGTGATCTATAAAAGTCAGTCAGCAAAGGCGCGATAGATGAtgcttaatacaaaaattaaagtaagataaataagttcgtttacagacaaatggttacaaacaaatcaatcgagtcgttaatcaaacgattaaacgcataaacaaaacaataaatatgAATTTGTACATTCTGATACATATCTACTTAGAGGTggcagtttttttatttttttattagccATGCCGCTGCGCTCGTTGCGGCTGCCCTCACCGCGCCGCTGCGGCTGCACTTGTTGCGCTCGCATGCTCACTGCACCGATCAAATtttagtaaagtacacggatggtaagCCAGAGACAACTGAGGTGATGGCACCAAGCAAGAATGACACAGTGCTGAACACTGCTGTTCCCTATTACCCTGCATATACCAAACAAACTTGCGATTAGTTTATGCACAGCTATTCAtaatcattttatcatgaaataaggatacctgaacaaatgtctcgctcgaccaatagtttcccttgacgcattatgcaaggttcgctcggtccaacaactcaagcaaatgttttctatgttttttagggggaagatgggtgcttctctccacagggcatacaagacacaggttgttggcggaagcccgccaaatttaacatataaagtttttttatatgttaaatatggcgggttgccgccaataacctgtgttttgtatgccctgtggagagaagcacccatgttccccctaaaatgcaaagaagacatttgcttgagttgttggaccgagcgaaccttgcacaggctcagtttttgcatcacagcctcaaacacttttagttcagatagattacacaggctcagtttttgcatcacagcctcaaaacacttttacttcagacagattaagaa
This is a stretch of genomic DNA from Helianthus annuus cultivar XRQ/B chromosome 16, HanXRQr2.0-SUNRISE, whole genome shotgun sequence. It encodes these proteins:
- the LOC110912595 gene encoding uncharacterized protein LOC110912595, whose protein sequence is MTVATASVLPTVSVNPSVYHRSSGTNHITLTTHRRRLYPVRVANDSKTTQVSPPDLTIEKSQGDKIVDGMEFGELCNEFECISSPAVEATARQLVRDILELREGNRALGTYAVSVKYKDPVRSFTGRDKYKRQLWSTGALNKPNVSVQDMVMLSTSLLNIKWTLKGTPKNPLASVGGPVILKVDSRFTLNQISGQVIEQEESWDLSSSSTIAQAFFWASRRLFSTTESAKDFSDTFKKFSSRFSTKKENVDYYPDPSGDPTKFFQAEDDFQRDAIQLALFLALLYFLVQFLRTTL
- the LOC110910485 gene encoding aspartic proteinase-like protein 2, giving the protein MGVFVVGFMVFVLLVLVSFVRLGGVGVSGNVVFEVQHKFGVVGNESLSGYVAHDMYRHRRILAGVDLPIGGDSSPTSAALYYTKIQLGSPAKEFYVQVDTGSDILWVNCAGCENCPQKSDLGVPLSLYDPDQSLSSGTVTCDQDFCTTMVDPTNNECVLGSQCSYVVRYGDGSSTTGYFVRDNVQLNRISGDRQTSDMQGRIMFGCGSKQSGGLGKSQQALDGILGFGQSNASLISQLAASKKVKKMFSHCLSGSKGGIFAIGEVVHPEVNSTPILPDMTHFNIELKAIQVGDEFVTLPTKMFNTAAKRGTVIDSGTTLAYFPDPVYNQLMKKVAASQSEADMQIVDNQFKCYPAHGNVDDVFPIVIFHFANALKLRVYPHQYIFTTQHPYWCIGFMSNGMQPRESNAVLLGDLLLTDRLVTYNMEDQTIGWTDYDCSSSIRVKDEESGMVYEVGAHDISWTRSGAGRSNVSVFVLLVFIIATKLVMYE